Proteins from one Deinococcus misasensis DSM 22328 genomic window:
- a CDS encoding MbnP family protein encodes MKTPVLMTLMMLSSAVAAPLTLNLNLTVGPAPLKIGDTLSTPSGIPLTLGTVKLYVSEVALIQQDGSFLPIPGVRLLDFQNGQSQVKVLDADVPTGNYKGIRFSVGVPKELNHLDPTFQKAPLGVDSGMVWAWNPGYVFLKIEGKANLGLEQKSIALHLGTDSNLIPVNLFDLMMNKTNLAVPDAGLQVNVNLDVAKAFQQGVGGEVYDFKQDKYQQAHMGAVSTQGFLNLLGAFTLKP; translated from the coding sequence ATGAAAACCCCTGTGTTGATGACGTTGATGATGCTGTCTTCAGCTGTTGCTGCCCCTCTCACTTTGAATTTGAACCTCACGGTCGGACCTGCTCCCCTGAAAATCGGGGACACCTTGAGCACCCCGAGTGGGATTCCATTGACCCTCGGTACTGTGAAACTGTACGTGAGTGAAGTGGCGCTCATTCAGCAAGACGGCAGCTTCCTGCCAATTCCGGGGGTCAGGTTGCTGGATTTCCAGAATGGACAATCCCAGGTGAAGGTGTTGGATGCTGATGTGCCCACCGGGAACTACAAAGGGATCCGATTCAGTGTTGGGGTCCCAAAAGAACTCAATCACCTCGATCCCACCTTCCAGAAAGCCCCTCTGGGCGTAGATTCTGGCATGGTGTGGGCATGGAATCCCGGGTACGTGTTCCTGAAAATTGAGGGGAAAGCCAACTTGGGTCTGGAACAGAAATCCATTGCTTTGCACCTGGGGACAGACAGCAACTTGATTCCAGTGAACCTGTTTGATTTGATGATGAACAAAACCAACCTTGCTGTACCAGATGCTGGACTGCAGGTGAATGTGAATCTGGATGTCGCGAAGGCTTTCCAGCAGGGGGTCGGTGGGGAGGTGTACGACTTCAAGCAGGACAAATACCAGCAGGCCCACATGGGTGCGGTAAGCACCCAAGGCTTTTTAAACCTGCTGGGGGCCTTCACCCTGAAACCCTGA
- a CDS encoding PepSY-associated TM helix domain-containing protein: MTPHPQPQTRWYTLIWRWHFYAGVYVVPFMLMLALTGLVILFQPQIEHLQYKNLLSVAPQGQESTPEQQLRTVQQTYPKAEITRYKAPTGPETSAQFSLQQDGTDQTVYVNPYTTQVLGTVTDEDRIGSIATTIHGTFLLGDLGDRLIEIAAGLGVVLLITGLYLWWPRKNGIYGTLKVRKNLKGRQLWRDLHAVGGFWVGGTLLFFLISGMAWTGIWGGKYVQAWNTFPSNMWNEVPTSTQTLSTLNKPGEKIVPWNLEQTSLPQSGSQAGKAGLPPKVTLSGVITYTRSRGLSSFWVAFPDGPKGVWTVSASTMSGDLTDARKDTTLHIDQYTGRILADIGWKDYSLGARGMAAGIALHEGKYGVWNQVLGALSCLLIVLVSLSGFVMWWQRRPAGGFRLAAPPVPQHLPAWKGAVALMLVMGVLFPLVGLTLLMVFLVDFLLVQRIPALKRLLA, encoded by the coding sequence ATGACCCCACATCCCCAACCCCAGACACGCTGGTACACCCTCATCTGGCGCTGGCATTTCTATGCCGGAGTGTACGTCGTCCCCTTCATGCTGATGCTGGCCCTCACCGGCCTGGTCATCCTCTTCCAGCCCCAAATCGAGCACCTCCAGTACAAAAACCTCCTCAGCGTGGCCCCTCAAGGCCAGGAGAGCACACCGGAACAACAACTTCGGACCGTTCAGCAAACCTACCCCAAAGCCGAAATCACCCGCTACAAAGCCCCCACTGGACCTGAAACCTCCGCACAATTCAGCCTCCAGCAAGACGGCACCGACCAGACGGTATACGTGAACCCCTACACCACACAGGTCCTCGGGACCGTCACTGACGAAGACCGCATCGGCAGCATTGCCACCACCATCCACGGCACCTTCCTCCTCGGGGACCTCGGGGACCGCCTGATCGAAATTGCTGCAGGCCTCGGGGTGGTTTTGCTGATCACCGGACTTTACCTGTGGTGGCCCCGCAAGAATGGCATCTACGGCACCCTGAAGGTCCGTAAGAACCTCAAAGGACGCCAACTCTGGCGTGACCTGCACGCTGTGGGGGGGTTCTGGGTGGGCGGCACCCTCCTTTTCTTCCTGATTTCCGGCATGGCTTGGACCGGCATTTGGGGTGGGAAGTACGTGCAGGCCTGGAACACCTTCCCCAGCAACATGTGGAACGAAGTGCCCACATCAACCCAGACCCTTTCTACCCTCAATAAACCCGGCGAGAAAATCGTTCCTTGGAACCTCGAACAAACTTCCCTCCCACAGTCGGGTTCCCAAGCTGGCAAGGCTGGACTCCCTCCGAAAGTGACCCTGAGCGGCGTAATAACATACACCCGATCCAGAGGCCTGTCTTCCTTCTGGGTGGCCTTCCCAGACGGCCCGAAAGGGGTGTGGACGGTCTCTGCCAGCACCATGAGTGGGGATCTCACGGATGCCCGCAAGGACACCACCTTGCACATCGACCAGTACACTGGACGCATCCTCGCAGACATCGGCTGGAAAGATTACTCCCTGGGGGCCAGAGGCATGGCTGCAGGCATCGCCCTTCATGAAGGCAAGTACGGGGTGTGGAACCAGGTGTTGGGTGCCCTGTCCTGCCTGTTGATCGTGCTGGTCTCGTTGAGTGGCTTCGTGATGTGGTGGCAACGCCGTCCCGCCGGAGGGTTCCGCCTCGCTGCTCCTCCCGTACCACAACACCTGCCCGCCTGGAAAGGCGCAGTGGCCTTGATGCTGGTGATGGGGGTCCTTTTCCCGCTTGTCGGATTGACCCTGCTCATGGTGTTCCTGGTGGACTTCCTGCTGGTGCAACGCATCCCCGCTTTGAAACGCCTGCTGGCCTGA